In Stenotrophomonas sp. 610A2, one DNA window encodes the following:
- the lapB gene encoding lipopolysaccharide assembly protein LapB, whose protein sequence is MAFISEWFWFFLFLPIAALGGWVVGRRGGQRHSENQVSRLSSTYFRGLNYLLNEQPDKAIELFLHIAELDKETFETQVALGHLFRRRGEVDRAIRLHQGLVNRNDLSDSQRVQALLALGEDYMKSGLLDRAETVFTELAQLDQRAPQALKHLISIYQAERDWEKAIENATRYEAVTDEPMGKLIGQFECELAERYRAAGRLDDARAAINRANAADAMSVRAGIIEGRLESDFGNDEAAVRAFERAARNDPDYLPEILPQLVKNYRNVGDIAGARAFLAEMTEHYRGIAPVLALTRLMEEQEGTAPARAYLGRQLKDRPSVRGESALIDLTLAEGADPVATLQDLKHITDQLLVRNPAYRCTRCGFGARTHHWQCPSCKEWGTVKPLLNYAVL, encoded by the coding sequence ATGGCCTTCATCAGTGAGTGGTTCTGGTTTTTCCTGTTCCTGCCAATTGCCGCGCTTGGCGGCTGGGTCGTGGGCCGTCGTGGCGGTCAGCGTCATAGCGAGAACCAGGTAAGCCGTCTTTCCAGTACGTATTTCCGTGGCCTCAATTACCTGCTCAACGAGCAGCCCGACAAGGCCATCGAGCTGTTCCTGCATATTGCCGAGCTGGACAAGGAAACCTTCGAAACCCAGGTGGCCCTGGGTCACCTGTTCCGTCGTCGAGGCGAAGTGGACCGGGCCATCCGCCTGCATCAGGGTCTGGTCAATCGCAATGACCTGAGTGATTCACAGCGCGTGCAGGCCTTGCTTGCATTGGGCGAGGACTACATGAAGTCCGGTCTCCTGGATCGCGCCGAAACCGTGTTCACCGAGCTGGCGCAGCTGGACCAGCGTGCGCCGCAGGCCTTGAAGCACCTGATCAGCATCTACCAGGCTGAGCGTGATTGGGAAAAGGCCATCGAGAACGCTACCCGCTATGAAGCGGTGACCGACGAGCCGATGGGCAAGTTGATCGGTCAGTTCGAGTGCGAGCTGGCCGAGCGCTATCGCGCCGCGGGTCGCTTGGACGATGCGCGTGCCGCCATCAACCGGGCCAACGCGGCCGACGCGATGAGCGTGCGTGCGGGCATCATCGAAGGTCGACTGGAAAGCGACTTCGGCAATGATGAAGCTGCAGTACGCGCGTTCGAGCGGGCCGCGCGCAATGACCCGGACTACCTGCCGGAGATCCTGCCGCAGCTGGTGAAGAATTACCGCAACGTTGGTGACATTGCCGGGGCACGTGCCTTCCTGGCGGAAATGACCGAGCACTACCGCGGCATCGCGCCGGTGCTGGCACTTACCCGTCTGATGGAAGAGCAGGAGGGTACTGCGCCTGCACGCGCCTATCTGGGACGCCAGTTGAAAGATCGGCCTTCGGTGCGCGGCGAGTCCGCGCTGATCGATCTGACCCTGGCCGAAGGTGCAGACCCGGTTGCGACCCTGCAGGATCTCAAGCACATCACCGACCAGCTGCTGGTGCGTAACCCTGCATATCGCTGCACGCGTTGTGGTTTTGGCGCGCGTACCCATCATTGGCAGTGTCCGAGCTGCAAGGAATGGGGTACGGTCAAGCCGCTGTTGAACTACGCGGTACTCTGA
- a CDS encoding MraY family glycosyltransferase, which translates to MPALHYWLLLLVFIAAATATWLAIRYARWRQLIDQPGERRSHNVSTPRGGGIGIVASQLLACGLGVALMPGHAVPLLVFALGLLLVAGIGWWDDHRSLPALPRLCVHLLAGLLLAGIVWFGTGSVVKAVFCFGLAVSLVNIWNFMDGINGLATTQAILVGVGAACLLPGSYALAGWALAAGCAGFLPFNFPRARIFMGDVGSGALGYLVAGVLALGLSVNDVGTAPVLWLMLPAVFLADAGFTLLSRMLKGERWMQPHTQHLYQRFVKREYSHEVVTLGYALFTLVGLTLAAQFSRLPLGWGWAGGVIWLAATAAAWIFLRATAFK; encoded by the coding sequence GTGCCGGCGTTGCATTACTGGTTGTTGCTGCTGGTGTTCATCGCCGCAGCGACGGCCACTTGGCTGGCAATCCGATACGCGCGTTGGCGGCAGTTGATCGACCAGCCGGGCGAACGTCGCAGTCATAACGTATCCACGCCCCGCGGCGGCGGCATCGGTATAGTCGCTTCGCAGTTGCTTGCCTGTGGCCTTGGGGTGGCGTTGATGCCCGGGCATGCGGTACCTCTGCTGGTGTTCGCACTGGGTCTGTTGCTGGTTGCCGGTATCGGCTGGTGGGACGACCATCGCTCCTTGCCGGCGCTGCCGCGGCTGTGCGTGCATCTGCTGGCCGGACTGCTGCTGGCTGGAATTGTCTGGTTTGGTACTGGCAGCGTGGTCAAGGCTGTGTTCTGCTTTGGCTTGGCCGTCTCGTTGGTGAACATCTGGAACTTCATGGATGGCATCAATGGCTTGGCAACCACTCAGGCAATCCTGGTCGGGGTTGGGGCTGCGTGTTTGCTGCCCGGCAGCTACGCGCTGGCCGGATGGGCGCTGGCAGCGGGCTGTGCGGGTTTCCTTCCTTTCAACTTTCCTCGTGCCCGGATCTTCATGGGGGACGTGGGCAGCGGTGCACTTGGTTATCTGGTCGCCGGGGTGCTGGCGCTGGGCCTGAGCGTCAATGACGTCGGCACCGCTCCAGTGCTGTGGCTGATGCTGCCGGCCGTGTTTCTGGCAGATGCGGGCTTCACGCTGCTGTCACGCATGCTGAAGGGGGAGCGCTGGATGCAGCCGCACACCCAGCATCTTTATCAACGTTTTGTGAAACGTGAATACAGTCACGAGGTTGTTACGCTGGGTTATGCGCTCTTCACCCTTGTGGGGCTTACACTTGCAGCGCAATTTTCAAGGCTTCCCCTAGGTTGGGGGTGGGCAGGGGGCGTGATCTGGCTGGCTGCTACGGCAGCGGCGTGGATATTCCTGCGTGCAACGGCATTCAAATAA
- a CDS encoding polysaccharide biosynthesis protein — protein MASWHKRFAGGAPRYAVMLHDLIMVWLCWQVLLMARYALLDVAPAIPWLSWDAAVVVGVQALAFWKVGLYRGLWRFASVADLINIFKASFIGLLAIVVVFSYRRLDGIPMSVLVVYPFALSALLGTPRLLYRAWKDYQAQHSDVRATRVLVLGAGRAAESLIKDLRRSGHYEPVGLLDDSPHLQGANLHGAPILGTLDSVASVARETAAKLLVIAIPTLDAAGMQRVVSLCERTGLPFRTVPRLVDILEGSSLPGQLKEVAIEDLLGRKPILPDWELLRSWLRGRTVLVTGGGGSIGSELCRQCARHGISRIVVLEISELLMINIQAELRRSFPDLEVHGVLGDCGDPAVIRHALRSYNPDTVFHAAAYKQVPLLEAQLREAVRNNTLSTECVATACIESGVENFVFISTDKAVDPANALGATKRYAEMICQSLNKRAPQTRFVTVRFGNVLGSVGSVVPMFREQIRKGGPITVTHPDVSRYFMTIPEACLLILQAAASSSRGAIYMLDMGEPVFIRHLAEQMIRLAGKQPGIDIPIIYTGLRPGEKLHESLFYADENCQPTAHPKVMAAGVREFSPELVLNNVAALRKAVAAYDVETMRHILGTTIPEFMPAEDAALQTGTANIVPFPTTKEAGRSH, from the coding sequence ATGGCATCTTGGCATAAGCGCTTTGCAGGTGGTGCCCCGCGTTACGCGGTGATGCTGCACGATCTGATCATGGTGTGGCTGTGTTGGCAGGTGCTGCTGATGGCGCGCTACGCGCTGTTGGATGTCGCGCCCGCGATACCCTGGCTGTCCTGGGACGCGGCGGTGGTGGTTGGCGTGCAGGCGCTGGCGTTCTGGAAAGTTGGCCTGTACCGCGGTCTTTGGCGTTTCGCCTCCGTGGCCGACCTGATCAATATCTTCAAGGCCAGTTTCATTGGGCTGCTGGCGATCGTGGTGGTTTTCTCCTATCGCCGGCTGGATGGCATCCCGATGTCGGTGCTGGTGGTGTACCCGTTCGCATTGTCTGCACTGCTGGGCACTCCGCGCCTGCTGTATCGTGCGTGGAAGGATTATCAGGCGCAGCACTCCGATGTGCGTGCAACCAGGGTTCTGGTGCTTGGCGCCGGGCGTGCGGCAGAGTCCCTCATCAAGGATCTGCGTCGTTCAGGACACTATGAGCCTGTTGGCCTGTTGGATGATTCGCCACACCTGCAGGGTGCGAATCTGCATGGCGCCCCGATTCTGGGAACGCTGGACAGTGTTGCGTCGGTAGCCCGCGAGACCGCAGCCAAGCTGCTGGTCATCGCCATACCCACCCTCGATGCTGCGGGCATGCAGCGCGTGGTCAGTCTGTGCGAGCGCACCGGGCTGCCTTTTCGAACAGTCCCGCGATTGGTGGACATCCTGGAAGGCAGTTCGCTGCCTGGGCAGCTCAAGGAGGTCGCTATTGAAGACCTGCTCGGGCGCAAGCCGATCCTGCCGGATTGGGAATTGCTGCGCAGCTGGCTGCGTGGCCGTACGGTCCTGGTTACCGGCGGTGGCGGGTCGATTGGTTCGGAACTGTGCCGGCAATGTGCGCGGCATGGCATATCGCGGATCGTGGTGCTGGAGATCAGCGAGCTGCTGATGATCAACATCCAGGCCGAGTTGCGCAGGAGCTTTCCGGACCTGGAGGTTCATGGTGTGCTCGGGGACTGCGGTGATCCGGCCGTGATCCGCCATGCGCTGCGCAGCTACAACCCAGATACCGTATTCCATGCGGCCGCTTACAAGCAGGTTCCGCTTCTTGAAGCGCAGCTGCGCGAAGCCGTGCGCAACAACACCTTGTCCACCGAGTGCGTGGCCACCGCGTGTATCGAGTCGGGCGTCGAGAATTTTGTGTTCATCTCCACCGACAAGGCGGTTGACCCGGCCAATGCGCTGGGCGCGACCAAGCGGTACGCGGAGATGATCTGCCAGAGCCTGAACAAACGCGCCCCTCAAACCCGGTTTGTTACCGTGCGTTTTGGCAATGTGCTGGGCTCGGTAGGTAGCGTGGTGCCGATGTTCCGTGAGCAGATTCGCAAGGGTGGTCCGATTACCGTGACCCATCCCGATGTAAGCCGCTACTTCATGACTATTCCCGAAGCTTGCCTGCTGATTCTGCAGGCTGCCGCTTCCTCGTCGCGCGGTGCGATCTACATGCTGGATATGGGCGAACCAGTTTTCATCCGCCACCTTGCAGAACAGATGATCCGTTTGGCGGGCAAGCAGCCGGGGATTGATATTCCCATCATCTATACCGGCTTGCGGCCGGGCGAAAAACTGCATGAAAGTCTGTTCTACGCGGACGAGAATTGCCAGCCAACAGCCCATCCGAAGGTGATGGCTGCCGGCGTTCGTGAGTTCTCGCCTGAGCTGGTCTTGAACAATGTGGCGGCGCTGAGGAAGGCGGTTGCCGCCTACGATGTCGAGACGATGCGGCACATCCTGGGGACCACCATTCCCGAGTTCATGCCCGCCGAAGACGCTGCGCTGCAAACCGGCACTGCCAATATCGTGCCGTTCCCCACTACCAAAGAAGCTGGAAGAAGCCACTGA
- the galU gene encoding UTP--glucose-1-phosphate uridylyltransferase GalU codes for MHGRIKKAVFPVAGLGTRFLPATKTVPKEMLPIIDRPLIQYAVDEAIEAGCDTLIFITNRYKHAVADYFDKAYELEQKLERAGKQEQLELIRHVLPKGVRAVFVTQTEALGLGHAVLCAKAIVGDEPFAVLLPDDLIWNRGEGALKQMADLNQASGASVIAVEDVPHDKTGSYGIVATDKFDGRKGHITQIVEKPKPEDAPSDLAVVGRYVLSPKIFELLEATGTGAGGEIQLTDAIAQLLKTEQVDAYRFEGTRFDCGTHLGLVEATVRFALENEKLAGPAREMMQKMLAE; via the coding sequence ATGCACGGTCGAATCAAAAAAGCGGTATTTCCCGTCGCCGGCCTTGGAACGCGTTTCCTGCCGGCCACCAAGACTGTGCCGAAGGAGATGCTGCCGATCATTGACCGGCCGTTGATCCAGTACGCCGTGGATGAAGCGATCGAGGCCGGTTGCGACACCTTGATCTTCATCACCAACCGCTACAAGCATGCGGTGGCTGACTATTTCGACAAGGCTTACGAGCTGGAACAGAAGCTTGAACGCGCCGGCAAGCAGGAGCAGTTGGAGCTGATCCGCCACGTGTTGCCCAAGGGTGTGCGTGCCGTGTTCGTGACCCAGACCGAAGCGCTTGGACTTGGTCACGCGGTGTTATGTGCAAAGGCGATTGTCGGTGATGAGCCGTTCGCGGTGCTGTTGCCGGACGACCTGATCTGGAACCGTGGCGAGGGCGCGCTGAAGCAGATGGCGGATCTGAATCAGGCCAGTGGCGCCAGCGTCATCGCGGTTGAAGACGTGCCGCATGACAAGACTGGCAGCTACGGCATCGTTGCCACCGACAAGTTCGATGGTCGTAAGGGGCACATCACCCAGATCGTCGAGAAGCCGAAGCCGGAAGACGCGCCGAGCGACCTGGCGGTCGTTGGCCGCTATGTGCTCAGCCCGAAGATCTTCGAGTTGCTGGAAGCAACCGGCACCGGCGCCGGTGGCGAGATCCAGCTGACCGATGCGATTGCGCAGCTGCTCAAGACCGAGCAGGTGGATGCGTATCGCTTTGAAGGCACACGTTTTGACTGCGGTACGCACCTGGGCCTGGTCGAGGCCACCGTGCGTTTTGCGCTGGAGAACGAGAAGCTGGCCGGGCCGGCGCGCGAGATGATGCAGAAGATGCTGGCGGAGTGA
- a CDS encoding acetyl-CoA C-acyltransferase, producing MTKQIQDAYIVAATRTPVGKAPKGMFRNTRPDDMLAHVLRSVVAQAPGVDVNRIDDAIIGCAMPEAEQGMNVARIGVLLAGLPNTIAAQTVNRFCSSGLQAVAMAADQIRLGNSDLMLAGGTESMSMVPMMGNKIAMAPSVFDNDHVAIAYGMGITAEKVAEEWKVSREEQDAFALASHQKAIAAIQNGEFKDEISPYDIVSHLPDVADGKRIITRNKLADTDEGPRLDSSIEGLAKLRPVFRNGQFGGSVTAGNSSQMSDGAGAVLLASEQAIKDYGLTPLARFVSFSVAGVRPEVMGIGPIAAIPKALKQAGLSQDQLDWIELNEAFAAQSLAVIRDCGLDPSKINPLGGAIALGHPLGATGAIRTATLLHGLRRRQQKYGMVTMCIGTGMGAAGIFESL from the coding sequence ATGACCAAGCAAATCCAGGACGCCTACATCGTCGCCGCCACCCGCACCCCGGTTGGCAAGGCGCCCAAGGGCATGTTCCGCAACACCCGTCCGGACGACATGCTCGCCCACGTACTCCGCTCCGTGGTCGCACAGGCCCCGGGCGTGGACGTCAACCGCATCGACGACGCCATCATCGGCTGCGCCATGCCTGAGGCCGAGCAAGGCATGAACGTGGCGCGCATCGGCGTGCTGCTGGCAGGCCTGCCCAACACCATCGCCGCGCAGACGGTGAACCGCTTCTGCTCGTCCGGCCTGCAGGCCGTGGCGATGGCCGCTGACCAGATCCGCCTGGGCAACAGCGACCTCATGCTGGCCGGCGGCACCGAGTCGATGTCGATGGTGCCGATGATGGGCAACAAGATCGCGATGGCACCGAGCGTGTTCGACAACGACCACGTCGCCATCGCCTACGGCATGGGCATCACCGCCGAGAAGGTCGCCGAGGAATGGAAGGTCTCGCGTGAAGAACAGGACGCTTTCGCCCTGGCCTCGCACCAGAAGGCCATCGCCGCGATCCAGAACGGCGAGTTCAAGGACGAGATCAGCCCCTACGACATCGTTTCGCACCTGCCTGACGTGGCTGACGGCAAGCGCATCATCACCCGCAACAAGCTGGCCGATACCGACGAAGGTCCGCGTCTGGATTCGTCCATCGAAGGCCTGGCCAAGCTGCGCCCGGTGTTCCGCAACGGTCAGTTCGGCGGTTCGGTGACGGCAGGCAACTCCTCGCAGATGAGCGATGGTGCCGGTGCGGTGCTGCTGGCCTCCGAGCAGGCGATCAAGGACTACGGCCTGACCCCGCTGGCTCGCTTCGTCAGCTTCTCGGTCGCCGGCGTGCGCCCGGAAGTGATGGGCATCGGCCCGATCGCAGCAATTCCGAAGGCACTGAAGCAGGCTGGCCTGAGCCAGGACCAGCTGGACTGGATCGAGCTCAACGAAGCCTTCGCCGCGCAGTCGCTGGCGGTCATCCGCGATTGCGGGCTGGACCCGTCCAAGATCAACCCGCTGGGCGGCGCCATCGCGCTGGGCCACCCGCTGGGCGCTACCGGTGCGATCCGTACGGCCACCCTGCTGCACGGCCTGCGCCGTCGCCAGCAGAAGTACGGCATGGTGACCATGTGTATCGGTACCGGCATGGGCGCTGCGGGCATTTTCGAATCGCTGTAA
- a CDS encoding 3-hydroxyacyl-CoA dehydrogenase/enoyl-CoA hydratase family protein, with protein sequence MSNSLLVRRAAVLGAGVMGAQIAAHLTNAGVDTVLFDLAAKEGPADGIVLKAIANLGKLSPAPLASKVLAEAITPANYDSGLEQLRDCDLIIEAIAERMDWKQDLYKKIAPFVNEHAVLASNTSGLGINKLADVLPEELRHRFSGVHFFNPPRYMHLAELIPAKTTDKSVLEGLETFLTTNLGKGVVYAKDTPNFIGNRIGVFSILSTIHHTQQFGLGFDEVDGLTGPLVGRPKSATYRTSDVVGLDTMAHVIKTMGDTLPDDPWHKYFNAPAWLGALIGKGALGQKTGAGIFRKVGKDIMVVDLEKQDYRPADRVAAPEVVEILKIKNPAEKFAKLRESQHPHAQFLWATFRDLFHYSAYHLADIAETARDVDLAIRWGYGWSLGPFETWQAAGWKQVAQWIADDIAAGKSMSNAPLPAWVLDGRDGVHAAEGSYSPSQNALVPRSSLPVYQRQRFPDALLGEKFAQGETVFENDGIRLWTDGDGIGVISFKTKMNTVSDQVLDGIQHAIALSEKQFKGVVIWQNKEPFSAGADLSGALGALKAGKFAEFEAMVANFQRTSQRIKYATVPVVTAVRGLALGGGCEFQMHAAKSVAALESYIGLVEAGVGLLPAGGGLKEIAVRASQAAGPDGDVFAELKKTFETVAMAKVSNSAVNAKELGLMRGTDKVVFNSFELLHIAKAEVTALAEGGYRPPMPARRIRVAGDVGIATFKMMLVNMLEGRFISPYDYEIAERIATVLCGGKVDRNSVVDEEWLLTLERKHFVELAQQEKTQARIAHMLTTGKPLRN encoded by the coding sequence ATGTCCAATTCCCTGCTTGTCCGCCGCGCCGCCGTACTTGGCGCAGGCGTCATGGGTGCGCAGATCGCCGCCCACCTGACCAATGCCGGCGTCGACACCGTGCTGTTCGACCTGGCCGCCAAGGAAGGTCCTGCCGACGGCATCGTGCTCAAGGCCATTGCCAACCTCGGCAAGCTGAGCCCGGCCCCGCTGGCCAGCAAGGTGCTGGCCGAAGCCATCACCCCGGCCAATTACGACTCCGGCCTGGAGCAGCTGCGCGACTGCGACCTGATCATCGAAGCCATCGCTGAACGGATGGACTGGAAGCAGGACCTGTACAAGAAGATCGCACCGTTCGTGAACGAACACGCGGTACTGGCTTCCAACACCTCGGGCCTGGGCATCAACAAGCTGGCCGACGTGCTGCCGGAAGAACTGCGCCACCGTTTCAGCGGCGTGCATTTCTTCAACCCGCCGCGTTACATGCACCTGGCCGAGCTGATCCCGGCCAAGACCACCGACAAGTCGGTGCTGGAAGGCCTGGAAACCTTCCTGACCACCAACCTGGGCAAGGGCGTGGTCTACGCCAAGGACACCCCGAACTTCATCGGCAACCGCATCGGCGTGTTCTCGATCCTGTCGACCATCCACCACACCCAGCAGTTCGGCCTGGGCTTCGACGAAGTGGACGGCCTGACCGGCCCGCTGGTCGGCCGCCCGAAGTCGGCCACCTACCGCACCTCCGACGTGGTCGGCCTGGACACCATGGCCCACGTCATCAAGACCATGGGCGACACCCTGCCTGACGACCCGTGGCACAAGTACTTCAACGCGCCGGCTTGGCTGGGCGCGCTGATCGGCAAGGGTGCATTGGGCCAGAAGACCGGTGCCGGCATCTTCCGCAAGGTCGGCAAGGACATCATGGTCGTCGACCTTGAGAAGCAGGACTACCGTCCGGCCGACCGCGTCGCCGCACCGGAAGTGGTCGAGATCCTGAAGATCAAGAACCCGGCCGAGAAGTTCGCCAAGCTGCGCGAAAGCCAGCACCCGCACGCGCAGTTCCTGTGGGCGACGTTCCGCGACCTGTTCCACTACAGCGCCTACCACCTGGCCGACATCGCCGAAACCGCGCGCGACGTCGACCTGGCCATCCGCTGGGGTTACGGCTGGTCCTTGGGCCCGTTCGAGACCTGGCAGGCTGCCGGTTGGAAGCAGGTGGCGCAGTGGATCGCCGACGATATCGCCGCCGGCAAGAGCATGAGCAATGCGCCGTTGCCTGCCTGGGTGCTGGACGGCCGTGATGGCGTGCATGCCGCCGAAGGCAGCTACAGCCCGTCGCAGAACGCACTGGTGCCGCGCTCGTCGCTGCCGGTGTACCAGCGCCAGCGCTTCCCGGACGCACTGCTGGGCGAGAAGTTCGCGCAGGGCGAAACCGTGTTCGAGAACGACGGCATCCGTCTGTGGACCGACGGTGACGGCATCGGCGTCATCAGCTTCAAGACCAAGATGAACACCGTTTCCGACCAGGTCCTGGACGGCATCCAGCACGCCATCGCCCTTTCCGAGAAGCAGTTCAAGGGCGTGGTGATCTGGCAGAACAAGGAGCCCTTCTCCGCCGGTGCCGATCTGTCCGGCGCACTGGGCGCGTTGAAGGCCGGCAAGTTCGCCGAGTTCGAGGCGATGGTTGCCAACTTCCAGCGCACCAGCCAGCGCATCAAGTACGCCACTGTGCCGGTTGTCACCGCGGTGCGCGGCCTGGCGCTGGGCGGCGGCTGTGAATTCCAGATGCATGCAGCCAAGTCGGTTGCGGCGCTGGAAAGCTATATCGGCCTGGTTGAAGCCGGCGTCGGCCTGCTGCCGGCCGGCGGGGGCCTGAAGGAAATCGCCGTGCGCGCCTCGCAGGCCGCCGGTCCGGACGGCGACGTGTTCGCCGAACTGAAGAAGACCTTCGAAACCGTGGCCATGGCCAAGGTCTCCAACTCGGCAGTCAACGCCAAGGAACTGGGCCTGATGCGCGGCACCGACAAGGTCGTGTTCAACAGCTTCGAGCTGCTGCACATCGCCAAGGCCGAAGTCACCGCGCTGGCCGAAGGCGGCTACCGTCCGCCGATGCCGGCACGCCGCATCCGCGTGGCCGGCGACGTTGGCATTGCCACCTTCAAGATGATGCTGGTCAACATGCTGGAAGGCCGCTTCATCAGCCCCTACGACTACGAAATCGCCGAGCGCATCGCCACCGTGTTGTGCGGCGGCAAGGTCGACCGCAACAGCGTGGTCGACGAAGAGTGGCTGCTGACCCTGGAGCGCAAGCACTTCGTCGAACTGGCCCAGCAGGAAAAGACCCAGGCCCGCATCGCGCACATGCTGACCACCGGCAAGCCGCTGCGGAACTGA
- a CDS encoding TetR/AcrR family transcriptional regulator — MGKPASFSTKDRILGAAEELFAQYGFAGTSLRQVTSHADVNIAAVNYHFGSKDNLVNEVFRRRMDEMTAARLGQLERARSAQPGDLRAVLAAFVEPALALAQDRQSGGAFVRVIARAYAEKNDNLRKFLSDHYGHVLREFGKAIDACIPGLSKEELYWRLDFLAGSLTYAMADFGLIKRPHNISEAEHRSKAAQELIHFAEAGFRASVRNPTSPVVP; from the coding sequence ATGGGCAAACCCGCCAGCTTCTCCACCAAGGACCGCATCCTCGGCGCGGCCGAGGAACTGTTCGCCCAGTACGGTTTTGCCGGCACCTCGCTGCGCCAGGTAACCAGTCACGCCGATGTAAACATTGCTGCGGTCAACTACCACTTCGGGTCCAAGGACAACCTGGTCAATGAAGTGTTCCGCCGCCGCATGGACGAAATGACCGCCGCCCGCCTCGGCCAGTTGGAGCGGGCGCGCAGCGCCCAACCCGGCGACCTGCGCGCGGTTTTGGCCGCCTTCGTCGAGCCAGCCCTGGCCTTGGCCCAGGACCGCCAGAGTGGCGGCGCCTTTGTCCGCGTCATCGCCCGCGCCTATGCGGAGAAGAACGACAACCTGCGCAAGTTCCTGTCCGATCACTACGGCCATGTATTGCGCGAGTTCGGCAAGGCCATCGATGCCTGCATCCCGGGCCTGAGCAAGGAAGAGCTGTATTGGCGCCTGGACTTCCTGGCCGGTTCGCTGACCTACGCCATGGCCGACTTCGGGCTGATCAAGCGCCCGCACAACATCAGCGAGGCCGAGCACCGCAGCAAGGCCGCGCAGGAATTGATCCATTTCGCCGAAGCCGGGTTCCGCGCCAGCGTGCGTAATCCGACCTCCCCCGTCGTTCCCTGA
- the ndk gene encoding nucleoside-diphosphate kinase, producing MALERTLSIIKPDAVAKNVIGEIYARFEKAGLKVVAAKYKQLSRREAEGFYAVHRERPFFNALVEFMISGPVMIQALEGENAVLAHRDLLGATNPKDAAPGTIRADFADSIDANAAHGSDSVENAANEVAYFFAATEVVSR from the coding sequence ATGGCGCTCGAGCGCACTCTTTCCATCATCAAGCCCGACGCCGTTGCCAAGAACGTGATCGGCGAAATCTACGCCCGCTTCGAAAAGGCCGGCCTGAAGGTCGTGGCCGCCAAGTACAAGCAGCTGTCGCGCCGTGAAGCCGAAGGCTTCTACGCCGTGCACCGCGAGCGTCCGTTCTTCAACGCACTGGTCGAGTTCATGATCTCCGGCCCGGTGATGATCCAGGCCCTGGAAGGCGAGAACGCCGTCCTGGCCCACCGCGACCTGCTGGGCGCCACCAATCCGAAGGACGCAGCGCCGGGCACCATCCGCGCTGACTTCGCTGATTCGATCGACGCCAACGCCGCTCACGGTTCGGATTCGGTCGAGAACGCAGCCAATGAAGTTGCTTACTTCTTTGCTGCCACCGAAGTGGTTTCGCGTTAA